The proteins below come from a single Thermopolyspora flexuosa genomic window:
- a CDS encoding ABC transporter ATP-binding protein: MRRYLGLWAELFLLSLRRRPLLTAAALAVIVGNVVAMAVCAPALRATVDAMVAGEAPGAVTAAAVAAVAYAAYLVLQDVSGLLRSTVVDRIGRLDLHPKVYRDIAGLDGIEHLERSDFLDRVALVRASPGRIVAGLWNAIMAVANAAKLVVTLLLLGTVSPWLLPLLLFAAAPVWCDHRGQRVVRRVELETAEDLRLEQHLADLAVGAASGKEIRVAGAGPELVRRQAEAWQRATGRRVRAHAVAATWRFAGWLVFVTGFIGGLALVAYRTAQGEGTVGDLVLAVTVAATLRQTVQSTVTSTTETAGAARLLDSFLWLRDYAATQRAIASGTIEPPPTLRTGIVLESVSHTYPGTDRPALRDISATLPAGAVVAIVGEYGSGKTTLVKLLTKLYRQDSGRILVDCIDLNDLSTHGWRARTSAAFQDFGRFHTTFAETVGLGDLPHLTDRTRIERAVREADAQDLVAALPDGLDTRLGTELGGVDLSEGQWQRTALARASMRDNPLLFVLDEPTASLDAPSEQAIFERYMARARTLSRATGAVTVIVSHRFSTVTGADLILVLHRGRLVESGTHDELMALGGRYADLYTIQATAYAKETTL, translated from the coding sequence GTGAGGCGCTACCTGGGCCTGTGGGCCGAGCTCTTCCTGCTGTCGTTGCGACGGCGCCCCCTGCTCACCGCAGCGGCCCTGGCCGTCATCGTCGGCAACGTGGTCGCGATGGCCGTGTGCGCGCCGGCGCTGCGCGCCACCGTGGACGCCATGGTCGCGGGCGAGGCACCCGGTGCGGTGACCGCCGCGGCCGTCGCCGCCGTCGCCTACGCCGCGTACCTCGTGCTGCAGGACGTCTCGGGGCTGCTGCGCAGCACCGTCGTCGACCGGATCGGCCGCCTCGACCTGCACCCGAAGGTGTACCGCGACATCGCCGGCCTCGACGGCATCGAGCACCTCGAGCGCTCGGACTTCCTCGACCGGGTCGCCCTCGTCCGCGCCTCGCCGGGCCGGATCGTGGCCGGCCTCTGGAACGCGATCATGGCCGTCGCGAACGCCGCCAAGCTCGTCGTGACGCTGCTGCTGCTCGGCACGGTGAGCCCGTGGCTGCTGCCGCTCCTGCTGTTCGCGGCCGCGCCCGTCTGGTGTGACCACCGAGGGCAGCGCGTGGTCCGGCGGGTCGAGCTCGAAACGGCCGAGGACCTCCGCCTCGAACAGCACCTCGCCGACCTCGCGGTCGGCGCGGCGAGCGGCAAGGAGATCCGCGTCGCCGGGGCCGGCCCCGAGCTGGTACGGCGGCAGGCGGAGGCCTGGCAGCGGGCGACGGGACGCCGGGTACGCGCCCACGCGGTGGCCGCGACCTGGAGGTTCGCCGGCTGGCTGGTGTTCGTCACCGGCTTCATCGGCGGCCTCGCCCTCGTCGCCTACCGCACGGCACAGGGCGAGGGAACCGTCGGCGACCTCGTCCTCGCCGTCACCGTCGCCGCCACCCTGCGCCAGACCGTGCAGAGCACGGTCACCAGCACCACCGAGACCGCGGGCGCGGCCCGCCTGCTCGATTCCTTCCTCTGGCTACGCGACTACGCCGCCACCCAGCGGGCCATCGCCTCCGGCACGATCGAACCACCCCCGACCCTGCGCACCGGCATCGTCCTGGAGTCGGTGAGCCACACCTACCCCGGCACCGACCGCCCCGCGCTGCGCGACATCAGCGCCACCCTCCCCGCCGGCGCCGTGGTGGCCATCGTCGGCGAGTACGGCTCAGGCAAGACCACCCTGGTCAAGCTGCTCACCAAGCTCTACCGCCAGGACTCGGGCCGCATCCTGGTCGACTGCATCGACCTGAACGACCTGTCCACGCATGGTTGGCGCGCCCGTACCAGCGCGGCCTTCCAGGACTTCGGCCGCTTCCACACCACCTTCGCCGAGACGGTCGGCCTCGGCGACCTACCCCACCTGACCGACCGCACCCGCATCGAGCGCGCCGTACGCGAGGCCGACGCCCAGGACCTCGTCGCCGCGCTCCCCGACGGCCTCGACACCCGCCTCGGCACCGAACTGGGCGGCGTCGACCTCTCCGAGGGCCAGTGGCAGCGCACCGCCCTCGCCCGGGCATCGATGCGCGACAACCCTCTGCTCTTCGTCCTCGACGAGCCGACCGCGTCCCTCGACGCCCCCAGCGAGCAGGCCATCTTCGAGCGCTACATGGCGAGAGCCCGTACCCTCAGCCGCGCCACCGGCGCCGTCACCGTGATCGTCTCCCACCGCTTCTCCACGGTCACCGGCGCCGACCTGATCCTCGTCCTCCACCGCGGCCGCCTGGTCGAGTCAGGCACCCACGACGAGCTCATGGCGCTCGGCGGCCGGTACGCCGACCTCTACACGATCCAGGCCACCGCCTATGCGAAGGAGACGACCTTGTAG
- a CDS encoding SDR family NAD(P)-dependent oxidoreductase — translation MTSPTGPLRDRVAIVTGAGSGIGRATALAFARAGAHVLAVGRRAEALERTAAAHPGIAVFPADITADGAPQAVVAAAADRWGGVDVLVNNAGATAVMPLAETDPGRVAGLFALNVTAPILLAKAALPYLRERRGAIVNVSSTYGHRPLPGGAPYAASKGALEQLTRSWALELAPDGIRVNAVAPGPTESEALAAAGLPDAVIEQIKQDEIARIPLGRRGAPEEVAAWIVHLADPAATWITGQILTVDGGLELS, via the coding sequence TTGACCTCCCCCACCGGACCGCTACGTGACCGGGTCGCGATCGTGACCGGCGCCGGATCCGGCATCGGCCGCGCCACCGCACTCGCCTTCGCCCGCGCCGGCGCGCACGTGCTCGCCGTGGGCCGCCGCGCCGAGGCCCTGGAGCGGACCGCCGCCGCCCACCCGGGCATCGCCGTCTTCCCCGCGGACATCACCGCCGACGGCGCACCGCAGGCGGTGGTCGCCGCGGCGGCCGACCGCTGGGGAGGCGTCGATGTCCTGGTCAACAACGCCGGGGCCACCGCCGTCATGCCGCTCGCCGAGACCGACCCCGGCCGCGTCGCCGGCCTGTTCGCGCTCAACGTCACCGCGCCGATCCTGCTCGCCAAGGCCGCCCTGCCGTACCTGCGGGAACGCCGCGGCGCGATCGTCAACGTCTCCAGCACGTACGGCCATCGGCCGCTGCCCGGCGGCGCCCCCTATGCCGCCTCCAAGGGCGCCCTGGAGCAGCTCACCCGGAGCTGGGCACTGGAGCTCGCCCCGGACGGCATCCGCGTCAACGCCGTCGCGCCCGGCCCCACCGAGTCCGAGGCGCTCGCCGCCGCCGGGCTGCCCGACGCGGTCATCGAGCAGATCAAGCAGGACGAGATCGCCCGCATCCCCCTCGGCCGCCGCGGCGCCCCCGAGGAGGTCGCCGCCTGGATCGTCCACCTCGCCGACCCCGCCGCCACCTGGATCACCGGCCAGATCCTCACCGTCGACGGCGGCCTCGAGCTCAGCTGA
- a CDS encoding ABC transporter ATP-binding protein, which yields MRDIADRMRLVRVLAAARPLPLALLTAALLIQSMIPAATAAALAFLVGELGEAAEQGTRDVFAVAIVPLAVFAAVLVLGHLAEAVVTPLEQLAAARIDGRHRTEVTRLVAATDTIAAVEDPKVQVLVRQALADRSRGYDRTPADGALAQLRWAARLVGAAAACAVLASLSWWLVPLVLLPAAANRMIRTRDNLRLIGHWREATEGELHADVWRNAAVSPAEGKDVRVFGFADWMVDRMQDHIRQANHGLWRHVDRMLRRSWRHALIVAAGLVPAYVAVAVSTADGRATVAVATAVLTAGWSLFLVLGPSSDMYDIASGIRVLKATDELRAALAERAPATRGELPPPDSPGPAPLVRFEKVSFGYPTTGRAVLRDLDLEIRPGELLAIVGLNGAGKSTLIKLLAGLYRPRSGRITVDGVDLARLDPDLWRAKLSIVFQDFVRYRLTARDNVALGQAHLPPDQRLIDAAAASAGLADVLDRLPDGWDTPLSRSRTGGVDLSGGQWQQVVLARALYAVRRGARLLVLDEPTAHLDVRTEFEVFNRLAANRGETSVVLISHRLSTVRQADRIVLLDGGRITESGTHDELMALGGTYAEMFAIQAERFRRGHDDRIEEVTPR from the coding sequence GTGCGCGACATCGCGGACCGGATGCGGCTGGTACGGGTCCTGGCGGCGGCCCGGCCGCTGCCGCTGGCCCTGCTCACGGCCGCCCTGCTGATCCAGAGCATGATCCCTGCCGCCACGGCGGCGGCGCTGGCGTTTCTCGTGGGGGAGCTTGGCGAGGCGGCGGAGCAGGGCACGAGGGACGTGTTCGCCGTCGCGATCGTGCCGCTCGCCGTGTTCGCCGCCGTGCTCGTACTCGGTCACCTCGCCGAGGCCGTCGTGACGCCGCTGGAGCAGCTCGCCGCCGCCCGCATCGACGGGCGGCACCGCACCGAGGTGACCCGCCTCGTCGCGGCCACCGACACGATCGCGGCGGTCGAGGACCCGAAGGTGCAGGTCCTGGTACGGCAGGCGCTCGCCGACCGCAGCCGCGGCTACGACCGCACACCCGCCGACGGGGCGCTCGCCCAGCTCCGCTGGGCCGCCCGGCTCGTCGGCGCGGCGGCGGCCTGCGCGGTCCTGGCGAGCCTCTCCTGGTGGCTCGTCCCGCTCGTCCTGCTGCCCGCCGCGGCCAACCGGATGATCCGTACCAGGGACAACCTGCGGCTCATCGGGCACTGGCGCGAGGCCACCGAGGGCGAGCTGCACGCCGACGTGTGGCGGAACGCGGCCGTCTCCCCGGCCGAGGGCAAGGACGTGCGCGTCTTCGGGTTCGCCGACTGGATGGTGGACCGCATGCAGGACCACATCCGGCAGGCGAACCACGGGCTGTGGCGGCACGTCGACCGCATGCTCCGCCGGTCGTGGCGGCACGCGCTGATCGTGGCCGCCGGGCTCGTGCCCGCGTACGTGGCCGTCGCGGTGAGCACGGCCGACGGACGGGCCACGGTCGCCGTCGCCACGGCGGTCCTCACCGCCGGCTGGTCGCTGTTCCTCGTGCTCGGGCCGAGCTCCGACATGTACGACATCGCGAGCGGCATCCGGGTGCTCAAGGCGACCGACGAGCTGCGTGCCGCGCTGGCCGAACGCGCCCCCGCCACCCGCGGCGAACTCCCGCCGCCCGATTCGCCCGGCCCGGCGCCCCTGGTGCGGTTCGAGAAGGTGAGCTTCGGCTATCCCACCACCGGCCGTGCCGTACTGCGCGACCTCGACCTCGAGATCCGCCCGGGCGAGCTCCTGGCGATCGTCGGCCTCAACGGGGCAGGCAAGTCAACCCTGATCAAGCTGCTCGCCGGGCTGTACCGGCCGCGGTCAGGACGCATCACGGTCGACGGCGTCGACCTCGCCCGGCTCGACCCCGACCTGTGGCGCGCCAAGCTGTCCATCGTCTTCCAGGACTTCGTCCGCTACCGGCTCACCGCACGCGACAACGTGGCCCTCGGCCAGGCACACCTGCCTCCCGACCAGCGCCTGATCGACGCCGCGGCGGCGAGCGCGGGCCTGGCGGACGTGCTCGACCGCCTCCCCGACGGCTGGGACACCCCGCTGTCCCGCTCCCGCACCGGCGGCGTGGACCTCTCCGGCGGCCAGTGGCAGCAGGTCGTCCTCGCCCGCGCCCTCTACGCGGTACGGCGCGGCGCCCGCCTGCTCGTGCTCGACGAGCCGACCGCGCACCTCGACGTACGCACCGAGTTCGAGGTGTTCAACCGGCTGGCCGCCAACCGCGGCGAGACCAGCGTGGTGCTCATCTCGCACCGGCTGTCCACCGTACGGCAGGCCGACCGCATCGTGCTGCTCGACGGCGGCCGCATCACCGAGTCCGGCACCCACGACGAGCTGATGGCGCTCGGCGGCACCTACGCCGAGATGTTCGCCATCCAGGCCGAGCGTTTCCGCCGCGGCCACGACGACCGTATCGAGGAGGTGACGCCGCGGTGA
- a CDS encoding extracellular solute-binding protein, which yields MNRPLQMSRRALLRGFGVGAAGALAYAALGACGSDGGNAPAAGGDPWKRFQGTTINFISENTAPSAAIAANTKPFEELTGIKVNIQQMELTKLVENVSLDLSSGTAGYHVIYADPYQVLAPFSDGLVDLNEFIGNDEFPQPPLGLEDFIPSQLEAAGRFLDGQKLFALPYDTPTMIWQYRADLFEKYHDRMADDLGFDPTPSINITWEQYFQIADWFNKNAKDDVPYGTGHQAKQHDSLQCDFSNVLWAYGGDYFAGGQQLGTLGTKEPGKSTLASDAGIAAAEFYAKLLGIAHPGSRTWDWDGVGSAFQSGQIAMCPNWHEFAAGNEKALPGKVGYAPLPKGPARSANIWGGTGIGINANCSEAERGAAWLFVNWATSPDTQFMCLASEVGGGTPTRTSVYQRPEVEEAKKRPSKLPNILTADAVNEAWKQENIGLRPKVATWNELDTALFTELSRMIAGEVKPDAAMRTVARKFDEINKV from the coding sequence ATGAACCGACCCCTCCAGATGTCCCGCCGCGCCCTGCTGCGCGGATTCGGCGTCGGCGCCGCCGGCGCCCTCGCCTACGCCGCGCTCGGTGCCTGCGGCTCCGACGGCGGCAACGCCCCGGCCGCGGGCGGCGACCCGTGGAAGCGCTTCCAGGGCACGACGATCAACTTCATCTCGGAGAACACCGCGCCCTCGGCGGCGATCGCGGCGAACACCAAGCCGTTCGAGGAACTCACCGGCATCAAGGTCAACATCCAGCAGATGGAGCTGACCAAGCTGGTGGAGAACGTCTCCCTCGACCTCTCCAGCGGCACCGCCGGCTACCACGTCATCTACGCCGACCCCTACCAGGTGCTCGCCCCCTTCTCCGACGGCCTGGTCGATCTCAACGAGTTCATCGGCAACGACGAGTTCCCGCAGCCGCCGCTCGGCCTGGAGGACTTCATCCCCAGCCAGCTCGAGGCCGCCGGCCGGTTCCTCGACGGCCAGAAGCTGTTCGCCCTGCCGTACGACACCCCGACGATGATCTGGCAGTACCGGGCCGACCTGTTCGAGAAGTACCACGACAGGATGGCCGACGACCTCGGCTTCGACCCGACGCCGTCGATCAACATCACCTGGGAGCAGTACTTCCAGATCGCCGACTGGTTCAACAAGAACGCCAAGGACGACGTGCCGTACGGCACCGGCCACCAGGCCAAGCAGCACGACTCGCTGCAGTGTGACTTCTCCAACGTGCTGTGGGCCTACGGCGGCGACTACTTCGCGGGCGGCCAGCAGCTCGGCACGCTCGGCACCAAGGAGCCCGGCAAGTCCACGCTGGCGAGCGACGCGGGGATCGCCGCCGCCGAGTTCTACGCCAAGCTGCTCGGCATCGCCCACCCGGGCTCGCGTACCTGGGACTGGGACGGCGTGGGCAGCGCCTTCCAGTCCGGGCAGATCGCCATGTGCCCGAACTGGCACGAGTTCGCCGCCGGGAACGAGAAGGCGCTGCCGGGCAAGGTCGGCTACGCGCCGCTGCCGAAGGGCCCGGCCCGCTCGGCGAACATCTGGGGCGGCACCGGCATCGGCATCAACGCCAACTGCTCGGAGGCCGAGCGCGGCGCGGCGTGGCTGTTCGTCAACTGGGCCACCTCGCCGGACACCCAGTTCATGTGCCTTGCCAGCGAGGTCGGCGGCGGCACGCCCACCCGTACCTCCGTCTACCAGCGTCCCGAGGTGGAGGAGGCGAAGAAGCGGCCGTCGAAGCTGCCGAACATCCTCACCGCGGACGCCGTCAACGAGGCCTGGAAGCAGGAGAACATCGGCCTGCGGCCCAAGGTCGCCACCTGGAACGAGCTCGACACCGCGCTGTTCACCGAGCTGTCCCGCATGATCGCGGGCGAGGTGAAGCCGGACGCGGCGATGCGCACCGTGGCCCGGAAGTTCGACGAGATCAACAAGGTGTGA
- a CDS encoding SMI1/KNR4 family protein, with amino-acid sequence MSTRNERSELSPASHQVAGDADRSALNADSGLPPPATEAEIARHEARLGTELPPSYRRFLLSSNGLGNDEEDSRLLGIEEVGWLRDIDPSVAESWSEPRSGDSWSVPDELYFVYGPEQDPIHLRREYVSDTLLIGYWDDGVVLLNPHVKTPEGEWEAWHLAPWLPGATRYRSFQELIEDRLGGRS; translated from the coding sequence ATGAGCACCCGAAACGAACGGTCTGAACTTTCCCCTGCAAGCCATCAGGTGGCCGGGGATGCCGATCGCTCGGCGTTAAACGCTGACAGCGGTCTGCCGCCCCCGGCCACAGAGGCTGAAATCGCCCGGCACGAAGCGCGATTGGGCACGGAACTGCCGCCGAGTTACCGACGGTTCCTCCTGTCCTCCAACGGGTTGGGTAACGACGAGGAGGACAGCCGCCTGCTGGGTATCGAGGAGGTCGGCTGGCTGCGCGATATCGATCCCTCGGTCGCCGAGAGCTGGTCAGAACCCAGGAGCGGGGACTCGTGGAGCGTGCCGGACGAACTCTACTTCGTTTATGGACCCGAGCAGGACCCGATCCATTTGAGAAGGGAGTACGTATCCGACACCCTGCTGATCGGGTACTGGGACGACGGAGTCGTCCTCCTCAACCCCCACGTCAAAACCCCTGAAGGCGAGTGGGAGGCCTGGCATCTCGCGCCATGGCTGCCCGGCGCCACGCGTTACAGGTCTTTCCAGGAACTCATCGAGGACCGGCTCGGGGGCCGTTCCTGA
- a CDS encoding glycosyltransferase family 9 protein — translation MLRPDHLGDVLVTLPAVAALRAAAPAAVVTYAAPPAAAEACRRCPHLDRVVSIAFPPPGRPWGAFAEAELRAAVAALGGPYDLAVLPRPDDPASGMLCATAGVPVRVGFATPQALPFLTRSVPPPAPDLPVAEATRRLLAAGLAALGVPSALPPLPARDGTIVPTAADRAETAAVLAEVGVPGPEVVLHPGSGWPVKNWPPARWGRVARLLRDRLGSPVLVAGTAREGPLVEQAVRASDGAAVGIAGRLSVGGLAALHACARVVAGVDSGALHLAAAVGTPTVGLYGPGNPAFAPPLPRHRVVRLGLACSPCGRLEAPPCGRLLHPACVTGIPAGAIAEGVLAALG, via the coding sequence GTGCTGCGCCCGGACCACCTGGGCGACGTGCTGGTGACCCTGCCGGCGGTGGCCGCGCTGCGGGCCGCGGCACCGGCCGCGGTCGTGACGTACGCGGCGCCGCCCGCCGCGGCGGAGGCCTGCCGCCGCTGCCCGCATCTGGATCGCGTGGTGTCGATCGCGTTCCCGCCGCCGGGTCGTCCCTGGGGCGCCTTCGCCGAGGCCGAGCTGCGTGCCGCGGTGGCGGCGCTGGGCGGGCCGTACGACCTCGCGGTGCTGCCCCGCCCCGACGATCCGGCGTCGGGAATGCTCTGCGCGACCGCAGGTGTCCCCGTCCGGGTCGGGTTCGCGACGCCGCAGGCCCTGCCGTTCCTCACCCGCTCGGTCCCGCCGCCGGCGCCTGACCTGCCGGTCGCCGAGGCCACCCGCAGGCTGCTGGCCGCAGGGCTGGCCGCGCTGGGCGTGCCATCGGCACTGCCACCGCTGCCCGCCCGCGACGGCACGATCGTCCCGACCGCCGCCGATCGCGCCGAAACGGCCGCCGTACTGGCCGAGGTGGGCGTACCCGGCCCCGAGGTCGTGCTGCACCCGGGCTCGGGCTGGCCGGTGAAGAACTGGCCGCCGGCCCGCTGGGGACGCGTGGCGCGGCTGCTGCGCGATCGTCTCGGCTCTCCCGTCCTGGTCGCGGGCACCGCGCGGGAAGGCCCGCTGGTCGAGCAGGCCGTACGCGCGAGCGACGGCGCGGCCGTGGGCATCGCCGGGCGGCTGTCGGTCGGCGGTCTCGCCGCCCTGCACGCATGCGCCCGCGTCGTGGCAGGCGTCGACAGCGGGGCCCTGCACCTGGCCGCCGCCGTGGGGACCCCGACCGTCGGCCTCTACGGTCCCGGAAACCCGGCGTTCGCCCCACCCCTCCCCCGGCACCGCGTGGTACGGCTCGGCCTCGCGTGCAGTCCGTGCGGTCGGCTCGAGGCCCCGCCGTGCGGTCGGCTCCTGCACCCGGCGTGCGTGACCGGGATTCCGGCCGGCGCGATCGCCGAGGGCGTGCTCGCGGCGCTCGGCTGA
- a CDS encoding ArsR/SmtB family transcription factor, translating to MREAHHPEVGEITLTGVMAALSDPIRVGIVRVLADGRERGWGELRAPVAKSTLSHHLRVLRDAGLTRTRQEGTRCYVTLRREDLQARFPGLLDAVLAAAEEDDVGHQVTVQPAPQRA from the coding sequence ATGCGCGAGGCACACCACCCCGAGGTCGGCGAGATCACGCTGACCGGGGTGATGGCCGCCCTCAGTGACCCGATCCGCGTCGGGATCGTGCGGGTGCTCGCCGACGGCCGGGAACGCGGCTGGGGCGAGCTGCGGGCTCCGGTGGCGAAGTCCACCCTCAGCCACCACCTGCGCGTGCTGCGGGACGCCGGGCTCACCCGGACCCGGCAGGAGGGCACCCGCTGCTACGTGACGCTGCGGCGCGAGGACCTGCAGGCGCGCTTCCCCGGCCTGCTCGATGCGGTGCTCGCCGCCGCCGAGGAGGACGACGTCGGCCACCAGGTGACCGTGCAGCCCGCCCCGCAGCGTGCCTGA
- a CDS encoding DNA-3-methyladenine glycosylase family protein, whose product MPGHGFTITAKGPFDLGAALRFTEDWPVTAHLPTDGRSLRFAYCAETDWLPIGVTVSAAPGGVAVTTTRPASPGIRAEVARILSLDVDGTGFPALADADPVLGGLIRAYPGLRPVCFWTPWEAACWAVIVQRSSMVIASRLKQRIAERHGATVTIDGREYAAFPPPHTLLNAGGLGLPAQKEEWIRGLARAALDGLLTTEYLRSLDPSDALAELRTLPGVGPFSAGLILIRGAGAPDAFPGDEPRLFALLREAYGLPEDAPPSAYRKLADAWRPYRSWASFLFRASTYGSAERPLAAKD is encoded by the coding sequence ATGCCCGGGCACGGCTTCACGATCACGGCGAAGGGCCCCTTCGACCTCGGCGCCGCGCTGCGCTTCACCGAGGACTGGCCGGTCACCGCCCACCTCCCCACCGACGGGCGGTCACTGCGCTTCGCCTACTGCGCCGAGACCGACTGGCTGCCCATCGGCGTGACCGTGAGCGCCGCCCCCGGCGGCGTCGCCGTCACGACCACCCGCCCGGCGAGCCCGGGCATCCGCGCGGAGGTGGCGCGCATCCTCTCCCTCGACGTGGACGGCACCGGCTTCCCCGCCCTCGCCGACGCCGACCCGGTCCTCGGCGGCCTCATCCGCGCGTACCCCGGCCTGCGCCCGGTCTGCTTCTGGACCCCGTGGGAGGCCGCCTGCTGGGCGGTGATCGTCCAGCGCTCCTCCATGGTGATCGCCTCCCGCCTCAAGCAGCGCATCGCCGAACGCCACGGCGCGACCGTGACCATCGACGGCCGCGAGTACGCCGCCTTCCCACCACCCCACACCCTGCTGAACGCCGGCGGCCTCGGCCTGCCCGCGCAGAAGGAGGAGTGGATCCGCGGCCTGGCCCGCGCCGCCCTCGACGGCCTGCTCACCACCGAGTACCTGCGCTCCCTCGACCCCTCCGACGCGCTGGCCGAGCTGCGCACCCTCCCCGGCGTCGGCCCGTTCTCCGCCGGCCTCATCCTCATCCGCGGCGCGGGCGCCCCCGACGCCTTCCCCGGCGACGAGCCCCGCCTGTTCGCCCTGCTCCGCGAGGCGTACGGCCTGCCCGAGGACGCTCCGCCATCGGCGTACCGCAAACTCGCCGACGCCTGGCGCCCGTACCGCTCCTGGGCGTCCTTCCTGTTCCGCGCCTCCACGTACGGCAGCGCCGAGCGGCCGCTCGCCGCCAAGGACTGA